A genomic region of Rahnella aceris contains the following coding sequences:
- a CDS encoding mandelate racemase/muconate lactonizing enzyme family protein — MKITKIEVLRVAIPFSSDRDKTPEIQADAYNAASPELTRMETLLIKITTDSGLHGWGEGFGHLCNPLTETAMNGLVGRFFLGQTCPESPEEIAALMQQAEVNFHAFGRTGPVMFALSAVDIALWDLLAKAWKQPLWQLLGAKRQKIGVYASLVSYGNHPERVAAKVLSTWQAGFRAIKLHETAYPAIAAAREILPADAELMVDVNCPWNVAEASQQAQALRSLNLGWLEEPVWPPDDLAGLAEVRKQGTRIAAGENAAGVQGFVEHFEHGAIDVAQPSVSKVGGITAMLKVFALAKQYHIRVVPHCFYYGAGLMATAQLVATLDDSVSLEVPYIQWQETLYSQLNFEPHMLLPDTPGLGFEPSLSIIQKYLISSKTLSLTAEAAHA; from the coding sequence ATGAAAATAACCAAAATTGAGGTATTGCGCGTTGCGATTCCATTCAGCAGCGACAGGGATAAAACACCAGAGATACAGGCGGATGCCTATAACGCGGCATCTCCCGAACTCACCAGAATGGAAACATTACTGATCAAAATCACGACCGACAGCGGCTTACACGGCTGGGGGGAAGGTTTCGGTCATCTTTGTAATCCGCTCACCGAAACCGCGATGAACGGCTTAGTCGGGCGATTTTTTCTCGGCCAAACCTGCCCGGAAAGTCCTGAGGAAATTGCTGCACTGATGCAGCAGGCCGAGGTGAACTTTCATGCTTTCGGGCGCACCGGTCCCGTGATGTTTGCCCTTTCAGCTGTGGATATTGCGCTATGGGATTTGCTGGCGAAAGCATGGAAGCAGCCGCTTTGGCAATTGCTGGGGGCGAAACGTCAGAAAATCGGGGTTTACGCCAGCCTGGTCAGTTATGGCAATCATCCGGAACGTGTGGCAGCAAAAGTGCTGAGTACCTGGCAGGCGGGATTCCGCGCCATAAAATTGCATGAAACGGCTTATCCGGCCATTGCCGCCGCCAGAGAAATACTGCCTGCCGATGCTGAACTGATGGTTGATGTGAACTGTCCGTGGAACGTGGCAGAAGCCTCGCAACAGGCGCAGGCTTTACGTTCTCTGAATCTGGGATGGCTGGAAGAACCGGTCTGGCCACCGGATGATTTAGCCGGTCTGGCGGAAGTGCGAAAACAAGGAACCCGTATTGCCGCAGGCGAGAATGCAGCAGGCGTTCAGGGCTTTGTGGAGCATTTCGAACACGGCGCGATTGACGTCGCACAGCCCAGCGTCAGTAAAGTCGGCGGGATCACCGCCATGCTGAAAGTGTTTGCGCTGGCGAAGCAATACCACATCCGCGTTGTTCCGCACTGTTTTTATTACGGTGCCGGCCTGATGGCCACCGCCCAACTGGTCGCTACGCTCGACGACAGCGTGAGTCTGGAAGTGCCTTACATTCAGTGGCAGGAAACGCTTTATTCACAACTGAATTTTGAACCGCATATGCTGTTGCCGGATACGCCGGGGCTAGGTTTTGAGCCATCACTTTCCATCATCCAGAAGTACCTCATCAGCTCGAAAACCCTTTCTCTGACCGCGGAGGCCGCACATGCGTAA
- the dicD gene encoding division control transcriptional repressor DicD has translation MLREQVLDKTLNFLEQRGLATLSLETVAELVDVPLSELRRFWPDAEALLYDSLRYHGEQIDIWRRQLMLDESLSAPQKLLARYKVLDEQVRQQRYPGCLFIAACTFFPDSEAPIHQLAQQQKRASYDYTLSLLQEMGSDDPEMVAQQMELILEGCLSKLLVKRQLNDVEVARRLAEDVLNIARCREHGALS, from the coding sequence GTGCTACGTGAACAAGTTCTCGATAAAACCCTTAATTTCCTGGAACAACGTGGCCTTGCAACATTGTCACTGGAAACGGTCGCCGAACTGGTCGATGTCCCGCTCAGTGAATTACGCCGTTTCTGGCCGGATGCCGAAGCCCTGCTGTATGACAGTCTGCGTTATCACGGCGAACAGATTGATATCTGGCGTCGTCAGCTGATGCTGGATGAGTCTCTTTCGGCGCCACAGAAATTGCTGGCGCGCTATAAAGTGCTGGATGAGCAGGTGCGGCAGCAGCGCTATCCTGGATGTCTGTTTATCGCAGCTTGCACGTTTTTCCCTGACAGCGAGGCGCCCATTCATCAGCTAGCTCAACAGCAGAAACGGGCCTCCTACGACTACACCTTGTCGCTTTTGCAGGAAATGGGCTCGGATGACCCGGAAATGGTCGCTCAGCAGATGGAACTGATCCTCGAAGGCTGCCTGAGTAAACTGCTCGTTAAACGCCAACTGAACGATGTGGAAGTCGCACGCCGTCTGGCAGAGGATGTGCTGAACATCGCCCGCTGCCGTGAACATGGTGCACTTTCCTGA